Proteins encoded together in one Candidatus Paceibacterota bacterium window:
- a CDS encoding DUF1858 domain-containing protein has product MAGITENTTLSEILDDPKFKEILARYNFPCLSCPFAQYEVKGLKLGDVCKMYDIDVKKLLKELNEVIKK; this is encoded by the coding sequence ATGGCTGGAATTACGGAAAATACAACTTTATCTGAAATTCTGGATGATCCAAAGTTCAAGGAGATTTTAGCCAGATACAATTTTCCCTGTTTGTCTTGTCCTTTTGCCCAGTATGAGGTGAAAGGTTTAAAGCTTGGAGACGTCTGTAAAATGTACGATATCGACGTCAAAAAACTGTTAAAAGAGTTGAACGAAGTTATTAAAAAATAA
- a CDS encoding SDR family oxidoreductase: protein MFDLKNKVAIVTGARRGMGKSHALTLAKAGAKVLLSDISQEECQLVVDEIEKADGEAMAVKCDVSKKEEVEKMVKTAIDKWGKLDVLVNNAGICQFKPFLDLTEEEWDRTIDINLKGYFLCAQTAAKEMAKQKSGAIVNVASIAMGQVGVGFSTLAHYSASKGGIVAMTETMAIELGPYNIRVNAIAPGVIGTPMIDPIKQDEKTMQGILARLPLGRVGKSEEVSNLVLFLASDASSYMTGSTVVIDGGWLSV, encoded by the coding sequence ATGTTTGATTTAAAAAACAAAGTAGCCATTGTTACCGGAGCCAGGAGGGGAATGGGTAAGTCCCATGCTTTGACTCTGGCAAAAGCCGGAGCCAAAGTTTTGCTTTCCGACATTTCCCAGGAAGAATGCCAGCTGGTGGTTGATGAAATCGAAAAAGCAGACGGAGAAGCAATGGCAGTAAAGTGCGACGTTTCAAAAAAAGAAGAAGTGGAAAAAATGGTAAAGACAGCTATTGATAAATGGGGTAAGCTTGATGTTCTGGTTAACAATGCTGGCATTTGCCAGTTCAAGCCTTTTCTGGACCTGACTGAAGAAGAGTGGGACAGAACTATTGATATTAACCTAAAAGGATATTTCCTTTGCGCCCAAACAGCAGCCAAGGAAATGGCAAAGCAAAAGTCAGGAGCGATTGTTAATGTGGCTTCCATTGCCATGGGGCAGGTGGGAGTCGGTTTTTCAACCTTAGCCCATTATTCCGCTTCCAAAGGAGGCATAGTCGCTATGACAGAAACAATGGCTATAGAATTAGGCCCCTACAATATCAGGGTTAATGCCATTGCCCCTGGCGTTATTGGAACGCCGATGATTGATCCTATAAAGCAGGATGAAAAAACAATGCAGGGCATTTTAGCTAGATTGCCTTTAGGTCGAGTAGGCAAATCTGAAGAAGTATCCAATCTTGTTTTATTTTTGGCTTCAGATGCTTCTTCATATATGACAGGTTCAACCGTGGTCATTGACGGTGGCTGGCTTTCAGTTTAA
- a CDS encoding ferredoxin:thioredoxin reductase — protein MNPNKKVVETIVKSLLEKEKNLGAKYCPCRRVTDDAEENKKIVCPCAYHLEELERDGKCLCGLFVKNVIK, from the coding sequence TTGAATCCCAATAAAAAAGTGGTGGAAACGATCGTTAAAAGCTTGCTGGAAAAAGAAAAGAATTTGGGGGCCAAATATTGCCCTTGTCGGAGAGTAACGGATGACGCAGAAGAAAACAAGAAGATTGTCTGTCCTTGCGCCTACCATCTGGAAGAACTTGAGAGAGACGGTAAGTGCCTTTGTGGACTGTTTGTCAAAAACGTAATAAAATAA